CACTCCAATCTTTCGAATCGTCCAGGAGGCCATGAATAATATCGCTAAACATAGTGGAGCAACCTCCGTAACCCTCTCCCTGGGAAACACGGCCCAGGGGATAGAACTGGTTATCCGGGACAATGGGCAGGGGTTCGATCTGGGAAGGAAAATGCAAATGGACGATTCGAGAAAAGGCTTGGGACTCGCCAGTATGAAAGAACGGGCCGAACTTTTAGGAGGGACTTTTGCTATAACCACCGGTCAAGAGACCGGTACGACCATCCGGGTCTTATGGCCCATGGCCTCCCCGGCCTAACCATCTCAATTGTTCTGATTTTTCTTCTTGATTCCGGCCAGGGCCTATTTTATACTCTTTTCATCCCAAGCCCCTCATGTCAGGCAAGATGCCTGACCTATTTTTACTTGAGGCTCATGCCCGCTTGAGGCGGGCACCGCTGAAGCATGAAAATACCGCCGCCGTCGTAGGGGCGGGATTTAAACCCGCCCCTACAGCAAATATTACTTAAGCATGGAGTTAGCTCGTCATTCCAGCATGCTTTAAAGCCTGTCCCCGAATGTCTAAATCGGGGAGCGGAATCCAGGGACTTTGGTTTTCTCATTTTCTGGAAAAACCTGGATTCCCGATAAAAACATTCGGGAATGACTGGAAAAGTGTCGCTGTAGTACTATGGGACGCTACGAAACAGGAAACCGGGTTTCTCCGAACTCCGAACCCTTTAACTCCGAACTTTATTATCTATTAACGATATGGATATCAAACCAATAATAAACTACTTTGAAACCCGGAGGGATGTTGCTTTTGCCTTTTTATTCGGCTCGCAAGCCCAGGGAAGGGCGACGAAACTATCGGACGTGGATATCGCCGTATATTTTTATCCCGAACAAAGGCACCCCGTAGAGTACGAGGAAGAGGTTTTTTACCAGGGGGAAAATGAGATCTGGTCGGATTTGGAAACCCTTCTAAGAAGAGAAGTCGAACTATTGGTATTGAACCGTGTGGCGGCTTGTGTGGCGGCCAGTGCCATAAGGGGCATCCCCCTGGTCATTAACGACTGGGGGCTCTATCTTGACTTTATGCTGACCATAACAGACGAAGGCGACGATTTCATGGAATATATTATTAATGACTATAAAGAGAGAGCCTTAATTGAAAAAAGAAGTTAAATACAGGCTTATCAAACATATCTCCTTCCTTTCGTAGATCAGGCCAAGGGATACCTGGAGAGAAAAATTCTGGAAGCCGATGAGAAGGATTAGGGAAATAAACGAAAGAATAAATTAAATGTCCTTTACCCACATTCAAGGCCAGGACCGGGCCGTAGAAAATCTGAAACAATCCCTGCAAAGGGACAAGCTCCATCATGCCTATCTATTCAGCGGACCGGAAGGGATAGGGAAAAAAAAGACCGCCCTGGAGCTGGCCAAGGCCTTGAACTGCGACCGGCCCGGGCCGGAGGGGGGATGCGATCAATGCCCCTCCTGTCAAAAAATTCAGAAGGGGATTCATCCGGATTTCATCCATCTAAAACCCGAAGGGGTCAATATCCGGATCGAACAGATTCGCAATCTGGGCCAGCAACTGGCCTATGGGCCGGCCCTGGGCCGCTTTCGCCTCTGCCTTTTGGATATGGCCTCGGACCTGAATGAGCCAGCGGCCAATGCCTTTTTAAAAACCCTGGAAGAACCACCGCCGGGGACCCTCTTTGTGCTCCTGGTGAGAGATCCCGGGGAATTATTGCCCACCCTGGTCTCCCGTTGTATGACCATCGGCTTCAACCCCCTTTCCCTGTCCCTGATCACTGAAAAATTAATGGAAGAAAAGGGGCTGTCCAGGGAAGAGGCCCAGGCATTGAGTCTGGTGTCCGGAGGGAGCCTGGGGCGGGCCTTTGAATTTCTGAAGACCAATTTCTGGAAGAAGCAGGAGGCCTGGATCAGTCAGTTGGAAGGTTTCTCCCAGGCCGGGATGGCCCAGTTATTGGCTTGGGCCAAAAGCTGGCTGGGTTCCAGGGAAGAGACCCAGGAAAATCTGGAGATCGGCCAGTGGTGCCTTCGCGATCTTATCTGGGTCCGGGCCGGTTTGGAAGATAAAGTGTCGCTTCTGCCCCATTTAAGAGAGCGGGTCCGGGCCCTGGCCTTCAGCCTGCCCCATCATGTCTGGCTGAAACGGATGACCCTGCTCAGCCAGGCTGCGATCTATAACACCCAAAATGTCAACGCCCAGTTGAACTGGGAAGTCCTTTTTCTTAAAATGGCTAAGGATTTTTGCTGATTTTCCAAGGAAGGTCTTTCATTCCAGGCCGGAGCTAAGGAATGAGGATAAAACATAGCCAAAGATATCTAAAATTTATCAATCAAATCATGGGTACCCACAAAATGGAGTTGATAGATGGGGCCTTCTTTTTTAAAGACACACCGATAGCCTTTATCTACGTAAAATTCCCAATAATCCGAGCCTTCAATTTGATGCACCTGTAAAGATCTATGTTTGGGATTATCTTTTAGAAAAGCTAACTGTTTTTTGAATTTCTTTTTGATATCTTTGGGGAGGAGGTCATACTGCGAAAGAAATTCGGCTTCGATGGATAGGACAATCTGATTCACTCTTTTAGATCCCCTAAGAGATCATCGATACGGTCATACCTCTTAAAATTACCGGCCTGGAAGTTTTTTTCCGCCTTTTTTATTTTTTGTTGGATCTCTTCCGTCCAAAACCAGGCCTGGGACCTGGGAACATTTATAGTGGGTTCTAAAATAATTTTGCCTTTAGAAATTTTAAATATTAATTGGTCTCCGGTTTTAATGCGGAGCCTTTCCCTGATTTCCTTAGGTATGGCCACTTGACCTTTTTGGGATACGGTGACGGCTTTCATATTCTGTTCTCCTGACTGGTAAAAAAATAAAACATTTTTACTAATCTGTCAAGCCTTTTGATCGGGTTCAGGTCTTAGGATGGAAAATTTTTTAATTGACCATAATCATTGACCGTGGCAAATTAATAAATAGTTTTTTGCAAGAGACCTCTTTTATTTAACTTTATTTGTAAAAGGAGATTTCGGATGAAGCTGCCAGAGTATGTGACTGGGGAAGAAGTCAAAAGGGTCTGCACGGCCCTGGGTATTCGGGATTGGACCAGGTTAAAAAAGGCCGAGGTCAAACCGGAGGAGGCGCAAATTATATTAAACGAAGTCAAACCCCGGGGGATGAAAATTCCTCTCGAAGAATTCCGGGCCGGCCTGGAGGTGGAACTCGAGCATGGGACCCGCTATAAAGAGGCCAATGTCACCAACAACCACCCCCTGCTGACCGGCAAAATCGTCGTAGCCCATCTAAAGGAATCGATGGATTACTATGAACGCCTGGAGGTAGCGGAGATAGAAGGCGATCTACTTAAGGCCTTTGCGGCCAAGAACCTGGCCAAGGCCGAAGTCAAGTATAAAAAGCTGGTCCAGGCCAGGCTGGCCCTGGTTAAAGCCGAGGCAGATACGTTGAGCTGATTAAAAATTCGACAAAAAGTATCCATTTAGCTTTTTGAAATCGTGTCGGTAACCCCTCCGTCATTCCGGTGAAAACCGGAATCCAGAAATTATCTGAGACGAAAAGACCCTGGATTCCGGTGCCTGCCCCGGACCTGATCCGGGGTTCACCGGAATGACGAGTTTTTGCCAAGCCATCTGCTTAATCCTCCACCAAACGAGCATCTTCGTGGCTTAACGAAAAAGAGGCTTTCGCCGAATCATAGATCAGGCAGGAATTCTTCTGCCAGTTTTGATCATCTTCCTGGAGAAAGTCCTGGCGGATAAAGCTGCCCCGGCTCTCCTGACGGGCGAGGCCGGCGTTCAGGATGGCTTGGGTTACCAGTACCCCGGAAAGAAGATCTTCTTTGAGCCGTCTTTCTTCGATGGTGTGCGACATCAGGGTCTGTAATTGGGCCCGAAGCGCTTCGATTTCCGCCAGGCCGTGCTTCATCCCGGCTTCTGTGCGCAGGATACCGGCCTGATTCCAGGCAATGGCCCGCATCTTTTGCCGAAGGTCCCTGAGCCGGTCCAGGGATGGCTTTTCCCCTGGAGTCCAACCCATTGATTCCTTTTGCACTGAGGTCCTGGCCAACGGGTTGGTCCGGGCATAGAGGGCCGCACTCCGGCCGGCAATTTTACCCATGACCGCACATTCGGTCAGGGCATTGCCTCCCCGCCGGTTAGCCCCATGGAGCCCGGAGACGATTTCCCCGCAGGCAAATAGACCGGGTAAGGCCGTCCCTCCCCGGGCATCGGTCCGGACACCCCCCATAAAAAAATGGACCGCCGGTGCCACAG
This region of Deltaproteobacteria bacterium genomic DNA includes:
- a CDS encoding nucleotidyltransferase domain-containing protein; translation: MDIKPIINYFETRRDVAFAFLFGSQAQGRATKLSDVDIAVYFYPEQRHPVEYEEEVFYQGENEIWSDLETLLRREVELLVLNRVAACVAASAIRGIPLVINDWGLYLDFMLTITDEGDDFMEYIINDYKERALIEKRS
- the holB gene encoding DNA polymerase III subunit delta', whose product is MSFTHIQGQDRAVENLKQSLQRDKLHHAYLFSGPEGIGKKKTALELAKALNCDRPGPEGGCDQCPSCQKIQKGIHPDFIHLKPEGVNIRIEQIRNLGQQLAYGPALGRFRLCLLDMASDLNEPAANAFLKTLEEPPPGTLFVLLVRDPGELLPTLVSRCMTIGFNPLSLSLITEKLMEEKGLSREEAQALSLVSGGSLGRAFEFLKTNFWKKQEAWISQLEGFSQAGMAQLLAWAKSWLGSREETQENLEIGQWCLRDLIWVRAGLEDKVSLLPHLRERVRALAFSLPHHVWLKRMTLLSQAAIYNTQNVNAQLNWEVLFLKMAKDFC
- a CDS encoding DNA helicase encodes the protein MNQIVLSIEAEFLSQYDLLPKDIKKKFKKQLAFLKDNPKHRSLQVHQIEGSDYWEFYVDKGYRCVFKKEGPIYQLHFVGTHDLIDKF
- a CDS encoding AbrB/MazE/SpoVT family DNA-binding domain-containing protein, which translates into the protein MKAVTVSQKGQVAIPKEIRERLRIKTGDQLIFKISKGKIILEPTINVPRSQAWFWTEEIQQKIKKAEKNFQAGNFKRYDRIDDLLGDLKE